Proteins encoded in a region of the Dryobates pubescens isolate bDryPub1 chromosome 14, bDryPub1.pri, whole genome shotgun sequence genome:
- the PTP4A3 gene encoding protein tyrosine phosphatase type IVA 3, translated as MARMNRPAPVEVCYKNMRFLITHNPTNATLNTFLEDLKKYGATTVVRVCEVTYDKTPLEKDGITVMDWPFDDGAPPPSKIVEDWLNLLKTKFCEDPGCCVAVHCVAGLGRAPVLVALALIESGMKYEDAIQFIRQKRRGAINSKQLTYLEKYRPKQRLRFKDPHNHKNKCCIM; from the exons ATGGCCCGGATGAACCGCCCCGCACCGGTGGAGGTCTGCTACAAAAACATGAGGTTCCTCATCACTCACAACCCCACCAATGCCACGCTCAACACCTTCTTGGAG GATCTGAAGAAGTATGGTGCCACCACAGTTGTGCGAGTGTGTGAAGTGACCTATGACAAGACCCCTCTGGAGAAAGATGGCATCACTGTCATG GATTGGCCATTCGATGATGGAGCGCCTCCTCCTAGCAAGATAGTGGAAGATTGGCTCAACTTGTTGAAGACAAAGTTCTGCGAAGACCCCGGCTGCTGCGTGGCTGTGCACTGCGTAGCTGGTCTGGGACG CGCTCCTGTCCTCGTTGCACTGGCCTTGATCGAGAGCGGCATGAAATACGAAGATGCCATCCAGTTCATCCGACA gaAGCGCAGAGGAGCCATCAACAGCAAGCAGCTGACGTACTTGGAAAAATACCGACCAAAGCAGAGACTCCGATTTAAGGACCCTCATAACCACAAGAACAAATGCTGCATCATGTAA